Proteins encoded by one window of Sus scrofa isolate TJ Tabasco breed Duroc chromosome 12, Sscrofa11.1, whole genome shotgun sequence:
- the CAMTA2 gene encoding calmodulin-binding transcription activator 2 isoform X5, producing the protein MAAAAVTRGTPGENSHHLKIFLPKKLLECLPRCPLLPPERLRWNTNEEIASYLITFEKHDEWLSCAPKTRPQNGSIILYNRKKVKYRKDGYLWKKRKDGKTTREDHMKLKVQGMEPVSWQCLYGCYVHSSIVPTFHRRCYWLLQNPDIVLVHYLNVPALEDCGKGCSPIFCSISSDRREWLKWSREELLGQLKPMFHGIKWSCGNGTEEFSVEQLVQQILDTHPTKPAPRTHACLCSGGLGSGSLTHKCSSTKHRIISPKVEPRALTLTSVPHPPEPPPLIAPLPPELPKAHTSPSSSSSSSSSSGFGEPLEIRPSPPTSRGGSSRGGTAILLLTGLEQRTGGLTPTRHLAPQADPRPSMSLAVVVGSEPSAPPAPPSPAFDPDRFLNSPQRGQTYGGGQGVSPDFPEAEAAHTPCPALEPAAALEPQAATRGSPPQSRAGGRRGNCFFIQDDDSGEDLKAQGAAPPVPSPPPSPPPSPAPLEPSGRVGRGEALFGGAGGAGELEPFSLSSFPDLMGELISEEAPGGPAPAPQLSPALSTITDFSPEWSYPEGGVKVLITGPWTEAAEHYSCVFDHIAVPASLVQPGVLRCYCPAHEVGLVSLQVAGREGPLSASVLFEYRARRFLSLPSTQLDWLSLDDNQFRMSILERLEQMEKRMAEIAAAGQTPGQGPDVPPIQDEGQGPGFEARVVVLVESMIPRSTWRGPERLAHGSPFRGMSLLHLAAAQGYARLIETLSQWRSVETGSLDLEQEVDPLNVDHFSCTPLMWACALGHLEAAVLLFRWNRQALSIPDSLGRLPLSVAHSRGHVRLARCLEELQRQEASAEPPLALSPPSSSPDTGLSSVSSPSELSDGTFSVTSAYSSAPDGSPPPAPLPASEITMEMVPGQLPSGAPEAPLLLMDYEATNPKGPPPSPPPPPPAPDGGAAPEEADGPAAVDVIPVDMISLAKQIIEATPERIKREDFVGLLEAGAPVRERTGAVGLSETMSWLASYLENVDHFPSSAPPSELPLERGRLALPPAPSWAEFLSASASGKMESDFALLTLSDHEQRELYEAARVIQTAFRKYKGRRLKEQQEVAAAVIQRCYRKYKQLTWIALKFALYKKMTQAAILIQSKFRSYYEQKRFQQSRRAAVLIQQHYRSYRRRPGPPHRPTGPLPARSKGSFLTKKQDQAARKIMRFLRRCRHRMRELKQNQELEGLPQPGLAT; encoded by the exons GAGATTGCATCCTACTTGATCACCTTCGAGAAGCATGATGAGTGGCTATCCTGTGCCCCCAAGACAAG GCCTCAGAATGGCTCCATTATCCTCTACAACCGCAAGAAGGTGAAATACCGGAAGGATGGTTACCTCTGGAAGAAGCGGAAAGACGGGAAGACCACCCGAGAGGACCACATGAAGCTGAAGGTCCAGGGCATGGAG cctgtctcctGGCAGTGTCTCTATGGCTGCTACGTTCACTCTTCCATCGTCCCCACATTCCATCGGCGCTGCTACTGGCTGCTCCAG AACCCCGACATCGTCCTTGTGCACTACCTGAACGTCCCAGCCCTGGAGGATTGTGGAAAGGGCTGCAGCCCCATCTTTTGTTCCATCAGCAGCGATCGTCGAGAGTGGCTGAAGTGGTCCCGGGAGGAGCTGTTGGGACAGCTGAAGCCCATGT TCCATGGCATCAAGTGGAGCTGTGGGAACGGGACGGAAGAGTTCTCTgtggagcagctggtgcagcagaTCCTGGACACCCACCCGACCAAGCCTGCACCCCGAACCCACGCCTGTCTCTGCAGTGGGGGCCTTG GTTCTGGGAGCCTTACCCACAAGTGCAGCAGCACGAAACACCGCATCATCTCTCCCAAAGTGGAGCCCCGAGCTTTAACCCTGACCTCTGTCCCCCATCCCCCTGAGCCCCCTCCACTGATAGCCCCACTTCCCCCGGAGCTCCCCAAGGCACATAcctccccctcttcttcctcctcttcttcctcttcttctggcTTTGGGGAACCCCTAGAGATCAGACCTAGCCCTCCCACCTCCCGAGGGGGTTCTTCGAGGGGAGGCACCGCTATCCTCCTCCTGACAGGACTGGAGCAGCGAACCGGGGGCTTGACCCCCACCAGGCACTTGGCTCCCCAGGCTGATCCTAGGCCTTCCATGAGcctggctgtggttgtaggctctGAGCCCTCTGCCCCACcagctcctcccagccctgcctttgACCCTGATCGTTTTCTCAACAGCCCACAGAGGGGCCAGACAtatggaggggggcagggagtaAGCCCAGACTTCCCGGAGGCAGAGGCTGCCCATACCCCCTGTCCTGCCCTTGAGCCCGCTGCTGCTCTGGAGCCCCAGGCGGCTACTCGGGGTTCCCCTCCACAGTCCAGAGCCGGCGGGAGAAGAGGAAACTGCTTCTTCATTCAAGATGATGACAGTGGGGAGGATCTCAAGGCCCAGGGGGCTGCCCCACCAGTACCTTCACCCCCTCcttcacccccaccctcacctgccCCCTTGGAGCCGTCGGGCAGAGTAGGAAGAGGGGAGGCCTTGTTTGGAGGAGCTGGTGGGGCCGGCGAGCTAGAGCCCTTCAGCCTCTCATCATTCCCTGACCTCATGGGAGAACTCATCAGCGAGGAAGCTCCtggcggccccgcccccgccccccagctctcTCCTGCTCTTAGCACCATCACAGACTTCTCCCCAGAGTGGTCCTACCCAGAG GGTGGGGTCAAGGTGCTCATCACAGGACCTTGGACGGAGGCCGCCGAGCATTACTCCTGTGTCTTCGATCACATCGCAGTGCCAGCCTCGCTCGTCCAGCCCGGTGTCTTACGCTGCTACTGTCCCG CCCATGAGGTTGGGCTGGTGTCTTTGCAGGTGGCAGGGCGGGAGGGGCCCCTGTCTGCCTCTGTGCTCTTTGAGTATCGAGCCCGCCGATTCCTGTCACTGCCTAGCACTCAGCTTGACTGGTTGTCACTGGACG ACAACCAGTTCCGGATGTCCATCCTGGAGCGACTGGAGCAGATGGAGAAGCGGATGGCAGAGATTGCGGCAGCGGGGCAGACCCCAGGCCAGGGTCCTGACGTGCCTCCAATTCAG GATGAAGGCCAGGGGCCCGGGTTCGAGGCACGCGTGGTGGTCCTGGTAGAGAGCATGATCCCACGCTCCACCTGGAGGGGTCCTGAACGTCTGGCCCATGGAAGCCCCTTCCGGGGCATGAGCCTTCTGCACCTGGCTGCCGCCCAGGGCTACGCCCGCCTCATCGAGACCCTGAGCCAGTGGCG GAGTGTGGAGACCGGAAGCTTGGACTTAGAGCAAGAGGTTGACCCGCTCAATGTGGACCATTTCTCTTGCACTCCTCTG ATGTGGGCTTGTGCTCTGGGCCACCTGGAGGCTGCCGTGCTCCTTTTCCGTTGGAACAGACAGGCGCTGAGCATTCCTGACTCTCTGGGCCGCCTGCCCCTGTCTGTGGCTCATTCCCGGGGTCACGTGCGCCTCGCCCGCTGCCTTGAGGAACTGCAGAGACAGGAAGCTTCCGCTGAGCCCCCACTTGCCCTGTCGCCACCCTCCTCCAGCCCAGATACTG GTCTGAGCAGTGTCTCCTCGCCTTCGGAGCTGTCGGATGGCACTTTCTCCGTTACATCAGCCTATTCTAGTGCCCCGGACGGGAGTCCTCCCCCTGCTCCTCTGCCGGCCTCTGAGATTACAATGGAGATGGTCCCGGGCCAGCTCCCCTCTGGTGCCCCAGAGGCCCCCCTGCTCCTCATGGACTATGAAGCCACCAACCCCAAAGGGCCCCCACCCTCTccgcctcctcccccaccagccccagaCGGCGGAGCTGCTCCAGAGGAAGCTGATGGCCCAGCGGCTGTGGATGTGATCCCG GTGGACATGATCTCACTGGCCAAGCAGATCATCGAAGCCACACCAGAGAGGATTAAACGAGAGGACTTCGTGGGGCTGCTCGAGGCAGGAGCCCCAGTGCGGGAGCGGACGGGGGCTGTGGGGCTCAGCGAAACCATGTCCTGGCTGGCTAGCTACCTGGAGAATGTGGACCATTTCCCCAGCTCAGCCCCTCCCAG CGAACTGCCCTTGGAGCGGGGTCGCCTGGCTCTCCCTCCAGCACCTTCCTGGGCAGAGTTTCTCTCGGCGTCTGCCAGTGGCAAGATGGAGAGTGATTTTGCTCTGCTGACACTATCGGATCACGAGCAGCGGGAACTGTATGAGGCGGCCCGAGTCATCCAGACAGCCTTCCGAAAGTACAAG GGCCGGCGGCTGAAGGAGCAGCAGGAGGTAGCAGCAGCTGTAATCCAGCGCTGTTACCGGAAGTACAAGCAG CTGACCTGGATTGCACTCAAG tTTGCACTCTATAAGAAGATGACCCAGGCTGCCATCCTGATCCAGAGCAAGTTCCGAAGCTACTATGAACAGAAGCGATTTCAGCAGAGTCGCCGGGCAGCGGTGCTCATCCAGCAGCACTACCGCTCCTACCGTCGCAGGCCAGGGCCTCCCCACCGGCCCACGGGCCCCCTGCCTGCCCGCAGCAA AGGCTCTTTTCTCACCAAGAAGCAGGACCAGGCAGCCCGGAAGATCATGAGATTCCTGCGGCGCTGCCGACACAG GATGAGGGAATTGAAGCAGAACCAGGAGCTGGAAGGGCTTCCCCAGCCCGGCCTGGCCACCTGA
- the CAMTA2 gene encoding calmodulin-binding transcription activator 2 isoform X1, with product MGTDSPSPRPFWPGVILPPGALTMNTKDTTEVAENSHHLKIFLPKKLLECLPRCPLLPPERLRWNTNEEIASYLITFEKHDEWLSCAPKTRPQNGSIILYNRKKVKYRKDGYLWKKRKDGKTTREDHMKLKVQGMEPVSWQCLYGCYVHSSIVPTFHRRCYWLLQNPDIVLVHYLNVPALEDCGKGCSPIFCSISSDRREWLKWSREELLGQLKPMFHGIKWSCGNGTEEFSVEQLVQQILDTHPTKPAPRTHACLCSGGLGSGSLTHKCSSTKHRIISPKVEPRALTLTSVPHPPEPPPLIAPLPPELPKAHTSPSSSSSSSSSSGFGEPLEIRPSPPTSRGGSSRGGTAILLLTGLEQRTGGLTPTRHLAPQADPRPSMSLAVVVGSEPSAPPAPPSPAFDPDRFLNSPQRGQTYGGGQGVSPDFPEAEAAHTPCPALEPAAALEPQAATRGSPPQSRAGGRRGNCFFIQDDDSGEDLKAQGAAPPVPSPPPSPPPSPAPLEPSGRVGRGEALFGGAGGAGELEPFSLSSFPDLMGELISEEAPGGPAPAPQLSPALSTITDFSPEWSYPEGGVKVLITGPWTEAAEHYSCVFDHIAVPASLVQPGVLRCYCPAHEVGLVSLQVAGREGPLSASVLFEYRARRFLSLPSTQLDWLSLDDNQFRMSILERLEQMEKRMAEIAAAGQTPGQGPDVPPIQDEGQGPGFEARVVVLVESMIPRSTWRGPERLAHGSPFRGMSLLHLAAAQGYARLIETLSQWRSVETGSLDLEQEVDPLNVDHFSCTPLMWACALGHLEAAVLLFRWNRQALSIPDSLGRLPLSVAHSRGHVRLARCLEELQRQEASAEPPLALSPPSSSPDTGLSSVSSPSELSDGTFSVTSAYSSAPDGSPPPAPLPASEITMEMVPGQLPSGAPEAPLLLMDYEATNPKGPPPSPPPPPPAPDGGAAPEEADGPAAVDVIPVDMISLAKQIIEATPERIKREDFVGLLEAGAPVRERTGAVGLSETMSWLASYLENVDHFPSSAPPSELPLERGRLALPPAPSWAEFLSASASGKMESDFALLTLSDHEQRELYEAARVIQTAFRKYKGRRLKEQQEVAAAVIQRCYRKYKQLTWIALKFALYKKMTQAAILIQSKFRSYYEQKRFQQSRRAAVLIQQHYRSYRRRPGPPHRPTGPLPARSKGSFLTKKQDQAARKIMRFLRRCRHRMRELKQNQELEGLPQPGLAT from the exons GAGATTGCATCCTACTTGATCACCTTCGAGAAGCATGATGAGTGGCTATCCTGTGCCCCCAAGACAAG GCCTCAGAATGGCTCCATTATCCTCTACAACCGCAAGAAGGTGAAATACCGGAAGGATGGTTACCTCTGGAAGAAGCGGAAAGACGGGAAGACCACCCGAGAGGACCACATGAAGCTGAAGGTCCAGGGCATGGAG cctgtctcctGGCAGTGTCTCTATGGCTGCTACGTTCACTCTTCCATCGTCCCCACATTCCATCGGCGCTGCTACTGGCTGCTCCAG AACCCCGACATCGTCCTTGTGCACTACCTGAACGTCCCAGCCCTGGAGGATTGTGGAAAGGGCTGCAGCCCCATCTTTTGTTCCATCAGCAGCGATCGTCGAGAGTGGCTGAAGTGGTCCCGGGAGGAGCTGTTGGGACAGCTGAAGCCCATGT TCCATGGCATCAAGTGGAGCTGTGGGAACGGGACGGAAGAGTTCTCTgtggagcagctggtgcagcagaTCCTGGACACCCACCCGACCAAGCCTGCACCCCGAACCCACGCCTGTCTCTGCAGTGGGGGCCTTG GTTCTGGGAGCCTTACCCACAAGTGCAGCAGCACGAAACACCGCATCATCTCTCCCAAAGTGGAGCCCCGAGCTTTAACCCTGACCTCTGTCCCCCATCCCCCTGAGCCCCCTCCACTGATAGCCCCACTTCCCCCGGAGCTCCCCAAGGCACATAcctccccctcttcttcctcctcttcttcctcttcttctggcTTTGGGGAACCCCTAGAGATCAGACCTAGCCCTCCCACCTCCCGAGGGGGTTCTTCGAGGGGAGGCACCGCTATCCTCCTCCTGACAGGACTGGAGCAGCGAACCGGGGGCTTGACCCCCACCAGGCACTTGGCTCCCCAGGCTGATCCTAGGCCTTCCATGAGcctggctgtggttgtaggctctGAGCCCTCTGCCCCACcagctcctcccagccctgcctttgACCCTGATCGTTTTCTCAACAGCCCACAGAGGGGCCAGACAtatggaggggggcagggagtaAGCCCAGACTTCCCGGAGGCAGAGGCTGCCCATACCCCCTGTCCTGCCCTTGAGCCCGCTGCTGCTCTGGAGCCCCAGGCGGCTACTCGGGGTTCCCCTCCACAGTCCAGAGCCGGCGGGAGAAGAGGAAACTGCTTCTTCATTCAAGATGATGACAGTGGGGAGGATCTCAAGGCCCAGGGGGCTGCCCCACCAGTACCTTCACCCCCTCcttcacccccaccctcacctgccCCCTTGGAGCCGTCGGGCAGAGTAGGAAGAGGGGAGGCCTTGTTTGGAGGAGCTGGTGGGGCCGGCGAGCTAGAGCCCTTCAGCCTCTCATCATTCCCTGACCTCATGGGAGAACTCATCAGCGAGGAAGCTCCtggcggccccgcccccgccccccagctctcTCCTGCTCTTAGCACCATCACAGACTTCTCCCCAGAGTGGTCCTACCCAGAG GGTGGGGTCAAGGTGCTCATCACAGGACCTTGGACGGAGGCCGCCGAGCATTACTCCTGTGTCTTCGATCACATCGCAGTGCCAGCCTCGCTCGTCCAGCCCGGTGTCTTACGCTGCTACTGTCCCG CCCATGAGGTTGGGCTGGTGTCTTTGCAGGTGGCAGGGCGGGAGGGGCCCCTGTCTGCCTCTGTGCTCTTTGAGTATCGAGCCCGCCGATTCCTGTCACTGCCTAGCACTCAGCTTGACTGGTTGTCACTGGACG ACAACCAGTTCCGGATGTCCATCCTGGAGCGACTGGAGCAGATGGAGAAGCGGATGGCAGAGATTGCGGCAGCGGGGCAGACCCCAGGCCAGGGTCCTGACGTGCCTCCAATTCAG GATGAAGGCCAGGGGCCCGGGTTCGAGGCACGCGTGGTGGTCCTGGTAGAGAGCATGATCCCACGCTCCACCTGGAGGGGTCCTGAACGTCTGGCCCATGGAAGCCCCTTCCGGGGCATGAGCCTTCTGCACCTGGCTGCCGCCCAGGGCTACGCCCGCCTCATCGAGACCCTGAGCCAGTGGCG GAGTGTGGAGACCGGAAGCTTGGACTTAGAGCAAGAGGTTGACCCGCTCAATGTGGACCATTTCTCTTGCACTCCTCTG ATGTGGGCTTGTGCTCTGGGCCACCTGGAGGCTGCCGTGCTCCTTTTCCGTTGGAACAGACAGGCGCTGAGCATTCCTGACTCTCTGGGCCGCCTGCCCCTGTCTGTGGCTCATTCCCGGGGTCACGTGCGCCTCGCCCGCTGCCTTGAGGAACTGCAGAGACAGGAAGCTTCCGCTGAGCCCCCACTTGCCCTGTCGCCACCCTCCTCCAGCCCAGATACTG GTCTGAGCAGTGTCTCCTCGCCTTCGGAGCTGTCGGATGGCACTTTCTCCGTTACATCAGCCTATTCTAGTGCCCCGGACGGGAGTCCTCCCCCTGCTCCTCTGCCGGCCTCTGAGATTACAATGGAGATGGTCCCGGGCCAGCTCCCCTCTGGTGCCCCAGAGGCCCCCCTGCTCCTCATGGACTATGAAGCCACCAACCCCAAAGGGCCCCCACCCTCTccgcctcctcccccaccagccccagaCGGCGGAGCTGCTCCAGAGGAAGCTGATGGCCCAGCGGCTGTGGATGTGATCCCG GTGGACATGATCTCACTGGCCAAGCAGATCATCGAAGCCACACCAGAGAGGATTAAACGAGAGGACTTCGTGGGGCTGCTCGAGGCAGGAGCCCCAGTGCGGGAGCGGACGGGGGCTGTGGGGCTCAGCGAAACCATGTCCTGGCTGGCTAGCTACCTGGAGAATGTGGACCATTTCCCCAGCTCAGCCCCTCCCAG CGAACTGCCCTTGGAGCGGGGTCGCCTGGCTCTCCCTCCAGCACCTTCCTGGGCAGAGTTTCTCTCGGCGTCTGCCAGTGGCAAGATGGAGAGTGATTTTGCTCTGCTGACACTATCGGATCACGAGCAGCGGGAACTGTATGAGGCGGCCCGAGTCATCCAGACAGCCTTCCGAAAGTACAAG GGCCGGCGGCTGAAGGAGCAGCAGGAGGTAGCAGCAGCTGTAATCCAGCGCTGTTACCGGAAGTACAAGCAG CTGACCTGGATTGCACTCAAG tTTGCACTCTATAAGAAGATGACCCAGGCTGCCATCCTGATCCAGAGCAAGTTCCGAAGCTACTATGAACAGAAGCGATTTCAGCAGAGTCGCCGGGCAGCGGTGCTCATCCAGCAGCACTACCGCTCCTACCGTCGCAGGCCAGGGCCTCCCCACCGGCCCACGGGCCCCCTGCCTGCCCGCAGCAA AGGCTCTTTTCTCACCAAGAAGCAGGACCAGGCAGCCCGGAAGATCATGAGATTCCTGCGGCGCTGCCGACACAG GATGAGGGAATTGAAGCAGAACCAGGAGCTGGAAGGGCTTCCCCAGCCCGGCCTGGCCACCTGA
- the CAMTA2 gene encoding calmodulin-binding transcription activator 2 isoform X8: protein MGTDSPSPRPFWPGVILPPGALTMNTKDTTEVAENSHHLKIFLPKKLLECLPRCPLLPPERLRWNTNEEIASYLITFEKHDEWLSCAPKTRPQNGSIILYNRKKVKYRKDGYLWKKRKDGKTTREDHMKLKVQGMENPDIVLVHYLNVPALEDCGKGCSPIFCSISSDRREWLKWSREELLGQLKPMFHGIKWSCGNGTEEFSVEQLVQQILDTHPTKPAPRTHACLCSGGLGSGSLTHKCSSTKHRIISPKVEPRALTLTSVPHPPEPPPLIAPLPPELPKAHTSPSSSSSSSSSSGFGEPLEIRPSPPTSRGGSSRGGTAILLLTGLEQRTGGLTPTRHLAPQADPRPSMSLAVVVGSEPSAPPAPPSPAFDPDRFLNSPQRGQTYGGGQGVSPDFPEAEAAHTPCPALEPAAALEPQAATRGSPPQSRAGGRRGNCFFIQDDDSGEDLKAQGAAPPVPSPPPSPPPSPAPLEPSGRVGRGEALFGGAGGAGELEPFSLSSFPDLMGELISEEAPGGPAPAPQLSPALSTITDFSPEWSYPEGGVKVLITGPWTEAAEHYSCVFDHIAVPASLVQPGVLRCYCPAHEVGLVSLQVAGREGPLSASVLFEYRARRFLSLPSTQLDWLSLDDNQFRMSILERLEQMEKRMAEIAAAGQTPGQGPDVPPIQDEGQGPGFEARVVVLVESMIPRSTWRGPERLAHGSPFRGMSLLHLAAAQGYARLIETLSQWRSVETGSLDLEQEVDPLNVDHFSCTPLMWACALGHLEAAVLLFRWNRQALSIPDSLGRLPLSVAHSRGHVRLARCLEELQRQEASAEPPLALSPPSSSPDTGLSSVSSPSELSDGTFSVTSAYSSAPDGSPPPAPLPASEITMEMVPGQLPSGAPEAPLLLMDYEATNPKGPPPSPPPPPPAPDGGAAPEEADGPAAVDVIPVDMISLAKQIIEATPERIKREDFVGLLEAGAPVRERTGAVGLSETMSWLASYLENVDHFPSSAPPSELPLERGRLALPPAPSWAEFLSASASGKMESDFALLTLSDHEQRELYEAARVIQTAFRKYKGRRLKEQQEVAAAVIQRCYRKYKQLTWIALKFALYKKMTQAAILIQSKFRSYYEQKRFQQSRRAAVLIQQHYRSYRRRPGPPHRPTGPLPARSKGSFLTKKQDQAARKIMRFLRRCRHRMRELKQNQELEGLPQPGLAT, encoded by the exons GAGATTGCATCCTACTTGATCACCTTCGAGAAGCATGATGAGTGGCTATCCTGTGCCCCCAAGACAAG GCCTCAGAATGGCTCCATTATCCTCTACAACCGCAAGAAGGTGAAATACCGGAAGGATGGTTACCTCTGGAAGAAGCGGAAAGACGGGAAGACCACCCGAGAGGACCACATGAAGCTGAAGGTCCAGGGCATGGAG AACCCCGACATCGTCCTTGTGCACTACCTGAACGTCCCAGCCCTGGAGGATTGTGGAAAGGGCTGCAGCCCCATCTTTTGTTCCATCAGCAGCGATCGTCGAGAGTGGCTGAAGTGGTCCCGGGAGGAGCTGTTGGGACAGCTGAAGCCCATGT TCCATGGCATCAAGTGGAGCTGTGGGAACGGGACGGAAGAGTTCTCTgtggagcagctggtgcagcagaTCCTGGACACCCACCCGACCAAGCCTGCACCCCGAACCCACGCCTGTCTCTGCAGTGGGGGCCTTG GTTCTGGGAGCCTTACCCACAAGTGCAGCAGCACGAAACACCGCATCATCTCTCCCAAAGTGGAGCCCCGAGCTTTAACCCTGACCTCTGTCCCCCATCCCCCTGAGCCCCCTCCACTGATAGCCCCACTTCCCCCGGAGCTCCCCAAGGCACATAcctccccctcttcttcctcctcttcttcctcttcttctggcTTTGGGGAACCCCTAGAGATCAGACCTAGCCCTCCCACCTCCCGAGGGGGTTCTTCGAGGGGAGGCACCGCTATCCTCCTCCTGACAGGACTGGAGCAGCGAACCGGGGGCTTGACCCCCACCAGGCACTTGGCTCCCCAGGCTGATCCTAGGCCTTCCATGAGcctggctgtggttgtaggctctGAGCCCTCTGCCCCACcagctcctcccagccctgcctttgACCCTGATCGTTTTCTCAACAGCCCACAGAGGGGCCAGACAtatggaggggggcagggagtaAGCCCAGACTTCCCGGAGGCAGAGGCTGCCCATACCCCCTGTCCTGCCCTTGAGCCCGCTGCTGCTCTGGAGCCCCAGGCGGCTACTCGGGGTTCCCCTCCACAGTCCAGAGCCGGCGGGAGAAGAGGAAACTGCTTCTTCATTCAAGATGATGACAGTGGGGAGGATCTCAAGGCCCAGGGGGCTGCCCCACCAGTACCTTCACCCCCTCcttcacccccaccctcacctgccCCCTTGGAGCCGTCGGGCAGAGTAGGAAGAGGGGAGGCCTTGTTTGGAGGAGCTGGTGGGGCCGGCGAGCTAGAGCCCTTCAGCCTCTCATCATTCCCTGACCTCATGGGAGAACTCATCAGCGAGGAAGCTCCtggcggccccgcccccgccccccagctctcTCCTGCTCTTAGCACCATCACAGACTTCTCCCCAGAGTGGTCCTACCCAGAG GGTGGGGTCAAGGTGCTCATCACAGGACCTTGGACGGAGGCCGCCGAGCATTACTCCTGTGTCTTCGATCACATCGCAGTGCCAGCCTCGCTCGTCCAGCCCGGTGTCTTACGCTGCTACTGTCCCG CCCATGAGGTTGGGCTGGTGTCTTTGCAGGTGGCAGGGCGGGAGGGGCCCCTGTCTGCCTCTGTGCTCTTTGAGTATCGAGCCCGCCGATTCCTGTCACTGCCTAGCACTCAGCTTGACTGGTTGTCACTGGACG ACAACCAGTTCCGGATGTCCATCCTGGAGCGACTGGAGCAGATGGAGAAGCGGATGGCAGAGATTGCGGCAGCGGGGCAGACCCCAGGCCAGGGTCCTGACGTGCCTCCAATTCAG GATGAAGGCCAGGGGCCCGGGTTCGAGGCACGCGTGGTGGTCCTGGTAGAGAGCATGATCCCACGCTCCACCTGGAGGGGTCCTGAACGTCTGGCCCATGGAAGCCCCTTCCGGGGCATGAGCCTTCTGCACCTGGCTGCCGCCCAGGGCTACGCCCGCCTCATCGAGACCCTGAGCCAGTGGCG GAGTGTGGAGACCGGAAGCTTGGACTTAGAGCAAGAGGTTGACCCGCTCAATGTGGACCATTTCTCTTGCACTCCTCTG ATGTGGGCTTGTGCTCTGGGCCACCTGGAGGCTGCCGTGCTCCTTTTCCGTTGGAACAGACAGGCGCTGAGCATTCCTGACTCTCTGGGCCGCCTGCCCCTGTCTGTGGCTCATTCCCGGGGTCACGTGCGCCTCGCCCGCTGCCTTGAGGAACTGCAGAGACAGGAAGCTTCCGCTGAGCCCCCACTTGCCCTGTCGCCACCCTCCTCCAGCCCAGATACTG GTCTGAGCAGTGTCTCCTCGCCTTCGGAGCTGTCGGATGGCACTTTCTCCGTTACATCAGCCTATTCTAGTGCCCCGGACGGGAGTCCTCCCCCTGCTCCTCTGCCGGCCTCTGAGATTACAATGGAGATGGTCCCGGGCCAGCTCCCCTCTGGTGCCCCAGAGGCCCCCCTGCTCCTCATGGACTATGAAGCCACCAACCCCAAAGGGCCCCCACCCTCTccgcctcctcccccaccagccccagaCGGCGGAGCTGCTCCAGAGGAAGCTGATGGCCCAGCGGCTGTGGATGTGATCCCG GTGGACATGATCTCACTGGCCAAGCAGATCATCGAAGCCACACCAGAGAGGATTAAACGAGAGGACTTCGTGGGGCTGCTCGAGGCAGGAGCCCCAGTGCGGGAGCGGACGGGGGCTGTGGGGCTCAGCGAAACCATGTCCTGGCTGGCTAGCTACCTGGAGAATGTGGACCATTTCCCCAGCTCAGCCCCTCCCAG CGAACTGCCCTTGGAGCGGGGTCGCCTGGCTCTCCCTCCAGCACCTTCCTGGGCAGAGTTTCTCTCGGCGTCTGCCAGTGGCAAGATGGAGAGTGATTTTGCTCTGCTGACACTATCGGATCACGAGCAGCGGGAACTGTATGAGGCGGCCCGAGTCATCCAGACAGCCTTCCGAAAGTACAAG GGCCGGCGGCTGAAGGAGCAGCAGGAGGTAGCAGCAGCTGTAATCCAGCGCTGTTACCGGAAGTACAAGCAG CTGACCTGGATTGCACTCAAG tTTGCACTCTATAAGAAGATGACCCAGGCTGCCATCCTGATCCAGAGCAAGTTCCGAAGCTACTATGAACAGAAGCGATTTCAGCAGAGTCGCCGGGCAGCGGTGCTCATCCAGCAGCACTACCGCTCCTACCGTCGCAGGCCAGGGCCTCCCCACCGGCCCACGGGCCCCCTGCCTGCCCGCAGCAA AGGCTCTTTTCTCACCAAGAAGCAGGACCAGGCAGCCCGGAAGATCATGAGATTCCTGCGGCGCTGCCGACACAG GATGAGGGAATTGAAGCAGAACCAGGAGCTGGAAGGGCTTCCCCAGCCCGGCCTGGCCACCTGA